The following DNA comes from Denticeps clupeoides chromosome 14, fDenClu1.1, whole genome shotgun sequence.
aattacacaaagagtcaatatttgcaatgttgACCCTTTTTTTCCCAAGACTTCTCAAATTCGCCCTGGcaagctgtcaatcaacttctgtgcacggtgctccatcatgctggaaaaggcattgttcttcaccaaactgttcttggatggttgggagaagttgctgtcggaggatgtttcggtgccattctttattcatggctgtgttctttttgtgattgtgatgagaagcagccccacacatgaatggtctcaggatgctttactgttggcacgagacagaactgatggtggcgctcacatttccttctccagacaatcattttttcatatgccccaaacaattggaGATGGGATttatcagagaaaatgacttcacCCTGTATAGTTAAGCAGAATATCAATCTGTCCTCGatgtggcttctttgctgcccttcaggccatcctccaaaagtctttacttcactgtgtgtgcagatgccctcacacccgcCTGATaccattcctgagcaagttctgcactggtggcaccccgatcccgcaattgaatcatctttaggagacggttcTGGGGCTTGCTGGACGTTCTTGGGCGACCTGAAACCTTCCTCACAACACCTGatcctctctccttgaagtttttgatggtCCAATAAATGGTTGACTtgggtgcaatcttagtagtaGCCATATCCTTCCCCgtaaagccctttttatgcaacgcaatggtgactgcacgtgtttccttacaggtaaccatggttaacagagggaGAACAATGAGTTCaaccatcaccctccttttaaagcatccagtctgctattctaactcaagcagcatgacagaatgatctccagccttgtgcttatcaacactctcacttgtgttaacgagaggaacactgaaatgatctcagcaggttcttACGTGGCAGGACTGAAATGCAGAATGGGTTTTTTgagattaagttcattttcatggcaaagagggactttgcaattcatctggtCACTCCTCTGGTTATATGCAAATAGCCATAATAAAAACgtaagcagcaaactttgtgaaaaccagtattagTGTCATACTCAAAACTTTCGGCCATGACTGTAGTATCATGCtattatcatttattacaaCAAAATATCATtgcattattacttttttagATATAACGCATGTATAAACACATACACTACccgtcaaacgtttggacacgcctactcatttatgggtttTGCCCTTTTACatcatagaacaaaactgaagacacatgaatatgaaataaaacaccatcttagtctccataactgccacaggGAAGCCACATCCAAACTCTGAGCTGGGTCTGTATATGAATGTAACACGTATATAACGTGCATGTGAAGGTGTGACAGTGGTGGAAATAGAGGTGCGTTGCATTTTTGACCTCACGGCCTTTCCCCATAGGCTCTGATGGCAGTCAACGCCCGGCTGAGGCAGCTCTACCCGGAAAGTGAGGAGCTTTTCGACATTGTGCTGATGACTAACAACCACGCCCCAGTCGGAGTCCGGTTCATCAACAGCATCAACCATTACGGTAGGTTAATGTAAAACTTTACAGTCACGGTCATCCTTATCACATatttttatagatatatggtcTAGAGTGATGTTTCCTGTCCCGCACCCTGTTTCCGCTTATATTTCCAGCGGGTGGGGTAcaaggaaaatgaaaaatatttgtctCTCTAGAGAACTCTAGAGAAGCTAGTGTCAGACAATCTACTGAcaaattatatcacaatatttcaaGGAAATATGTTGATGATGACATTAACAAACGGTGCTACGGAACAACATTTTATCACTGATAGCAGCTCGGTTATTagcagaaaaaatacaaaatgatggGCATTTTCCCTCCTTCTTTTCCAACGAGCTACTGTCATTGATGACGGATTACCTACTTCAGAGCACGAACGTCTCAAGGTGCCAGTGGCAGCGGCATTATAATGCAATAGTAGTGGCACAGCATTACATGTAGTGACACAACACAGCCAAATCAAAGTACAAAAGTAGCCTAGGTACTGTCATGAAGAATAGTATGATCACTTGACTGTTAATAACATAAGAGAAACTTGATTGAGTTGAGTTGACTGCAGATGTGTGCACGGCACAGTTATTCTATGGGCACTCTTCATGTACACGGGCATGCATTTTTATCTGCACTGGTTTTGAAaccagtggggcagtggaggcctagcagttaaggaagcggccccgtaatcagaaggttgccggttcgaatcccgaaccgccaaggtgccactgaggtgccattgagcagagcaccgtccccacaccctgctccccgggcgcctgtcatggctgcccactgctcgctcagggtgatgggttaaatgcagaggacaaatttcactgtgtgtattgtgtgctgtgctgctgtgtatcacatgtgacatgcgcccggggagcagtgtgtggggacggtgctttgctcagtgacacctcagtggcaccttggcggctcgggattcgaaccagaagGCGATGAAAACAGATTTATGGACAAGATAAATCTGTGTTGTGATTTTTAGATTTGACCATTGAGAGGTTCTGCATGACTGGAGGAAATAGTCCCGTTGGATACCTGAAGGCCTACATGACCAATCTCTACCTCTCCCAGGACTCGGAGAAGGTCCAGGAAGCCAtagaagaaggtttttttttatactttccATTAACagttatggcatttatcagagtgactttcaatcagtagttacagggacagtttcccctgGAGACatccagggttaagtgtcttgctcagtgacacagtgtttgtaagtgtttttttaaacctgtgacttcaCTAAGCTATGACACCCTGTACCGATATGAAGGGTAATATGGTAACATTGGACAAATACCCAATGGAGCACTTTTTGTGTGGTATGCTACTTTGTCTTCTCATGATAAATGCTTCTTTGTCCATGTGTAAAATAATGAAGTGGAAACTCATTCTTATTATGTTTAACCTTAAGGTTAAAAAGAGTTTCGGCTCATACAATGCAAGTTCTGGTGACTTTCTTCTAAAGGGATTGCAGCAGCCACCATGTTCACCTCTGACAAGGAGACACATCTCTGTGAGAACCAGCTTAGGGTGGCCTTCGATGGAGATGCCGTCCTCTTCTCAGATGAATCTGAGATTATTGTGAAGGAACATGGCCTGGACACTTTCTTTGAACACGAAAAGCAGTTTGAGAACAAGCCTCTCGCACAGGTAAATCTTCTACTCAGTGCGCTTTGTACAGTTTGTCGATAAGTTGTTGTATTGAATAAAGAATTTTGTTAATTCAGTGCTAGTGTATCTCCTTAGGGTCCCCTAAAGTGCTTTCTTGAAGCCCTGGGCAAGCTCCAGAAGAAGTTCTACACCAAGAACGAGAGGATGAACTGCCCCATCCGAACGTACCTGGTGACGGCCCGGAGTGCCGCCAGCTCTGGGGCCCGAGTGCTGAAGACCTTGCGAAGCTGGGGCCTGGAGATTGATGAGGCGCTCTTTCTGGCCGGGGCGCCTAAGGGTCCTCTGCTGCATAAGATTCGCCCTCACATCTTTTTCGACGACCAGATGTTCCACATTGAAGGAGCGAAGGAGTTGGGCACCATTGCTGCCCATGTGCCCTACGGGATTGGTCAAAAATACCACAAAAGCAAGCTGATTGAGCAgccagccaaaaaaaaatgatatgaatTTTGACACAAGGATGGAGCAGCACGTACTTCAGGAGATCTTAGAACCTGAATTACTTTGATCTATTTCAATTTGTTTACTTTGGCAGAAGATATTAAACCCTTTAGCACTCTAGACAACGTTTAAAAGCAgttaaaaaatgttgtaaagcataaaactattttaatattgttatttggttttgttttatattatcaTATCATTATATGTGCATTATCACCTTATTGTCTTAGTGATAAGATTTTGGAAATTTGAATGTAGTTCCAATtctaaaaatagattttttttttacttaccaCAATAAAAGAGTGTGGCTCATCATGTGTAGAAAAATTAAGGTTTTAGCGTTTTGTGAGTCATCCCGAAACTGACAATCCAAGGTGTATCAACCAGCCCTGACCTAGGATCTGTCCAGTCACTGATGTCTCATTGGTAGTTTCTATAAAAGGTTTTATATATAGGGGATTTGATGGTCGTGCAGGAAGATAGTAAAGGGTATAGCtgcaaaaaagtacatttttaaactgTAATGTCTGTGCCCCTGTTGTGTTTTTGGTCTTATTTTTTGCAGAACACTCACTACCTTACGCTCTAATGTTcaatctggggggggggggggggggggggtgaagatCATTATCTAAGCCTTCAGTGTATAAATTAGGTCATTCCCAGTCTGGGTGGATGCTCATGTCCTACATTCATAGAGGCTTTGAATTGGTTCATGGAATTATTTGTTCATGTATGTAAAGTGCAATTTGCGATTCTGCAATGCAGCAAACCAGTTTACAAACCGGCACAGCATTGTGTGTTGGCACAATGTTATACTGTGTGGCAGCCAATAAATCCTCATAATATTTTCAGACTTTCTTACTCTactatatattatgtatatttacTATCAGTTTAAAatagtgttttatttaaatagtaTTTCTGCTAGTAAAACGTTTCTACACAGGTTAATGAATAAGGCTTAATTGTGTCAATGTAAGAGAGATGCATGTATATGATATTGAGTTTATGAGGGTACTATATTGAACATTTTGATACCACTAGATATATTTTATTCTATGCATCATATAATGATGTGCATTATTACATGGCATGGCGATTAAGggatttttagatattttttttaactaggaAATGTATGACTGCGTGGAAGTGTTGTGCGACATGCATTGTGCAATGTGTCATATAGCTGCCACCATGTCTGCTTTTGGCATTCACAGCGTTcagcaaaaatgtgttttatttacatattccACGTTGCACTTACTGCTTCTTTTCTCATTGAGCTTTTTCTACAAGATTACATTTATGAGAAAGGTAAATGGTTTCTGGTAAGTTTCTGGCAGGCCTGGATTTGTTTATGCATTAAAAGCTACACTGACCATTTGCACAAACATCATGTGAAATTTACCCAGTTGTAAAAGCACAATCTAAAGAAAGCTCTTTGAGGGTGTTCTGAATTTCTCATTAAAACGTGAACCAATAGATGGCGGTGTTTGCTTGTCTTTTTTTACCTTATTAATTTATATAACGGTTTGTCACgacattaaaataattcagctatgtatatatatatatatatatatatatatatatatacacacatacatatggtACTGTGGTAGCAGGCATAGAATAACATAAAATTGTGGCAATcaattttaatcagttttaaaTCAAAGAATAAACATAACGTGAATAAATCTAAACATTACTTAATAAATGCATATAGAAAGGTGAATATAGAATATTCATTATCGATccacagatttttattattataatttctaTGCATAATATTTTTATGCATATTGTGCAAATAAAGCACGTGTATTATTCGAACAATTTACCATTAAAAATTGTGCCAAACGCTACCACACGAGGGAGCCTGCGCGAATGCGCTTGAAACCCTTTATTTTTGTCGTCTTTTTCGGAGTACCCCCTCTTTCTGCTCAGCTACAGCCTGTCTGTCTCCGCGAGGCCGTCCTCCcccctgttgccatggttactcGGCGGCGACACCGTGTTTGTTTAAGTCACAATTAATGACAAAGGACCAGAGGCACAGAGTGGCCCGAGGTTGCGGAGAGTTACCGGGTGCGGGAAACGTGAGAGTGGAGAacaaaagtggaaaaataaaTCCATGTCGCTTCTTGGCGCGACGAATTGCGACATCGCGACCAGAGGTGGGTAAAAGCGTAGTGGAGCATCTGAGGTGCGTCTGCACGTTGGCCAGACCGGGCTTGACCTGCAGTTTGGACCAGCTTAACGCTGCGCATATATTTGAAAGGGCTTTGAAATGGTTTGGAAAAGATGAAAGACTTTTTGTCTCCCACCTGCACTCACGTCTAAAGTCAAGCGGTGCGATTTCGCGGCTCTTTTCGGGGTCACGATTTACGCTCCCATCTCCCAGCCAGGTTTGCGTGAGCCGAGACCAAAAAATAAGACTGTTTAAACAGCTAGATTACACAACTCGTGattttgttcatatttctgTCTGCGAATGTGAATGTATTACCAAGCAGGATAAacctgccctctctctctctctctctatctatatatatatatatatacacacacacacacacgtacagtacaggccaaaagtttggacacaccttctcattcaatgtgttttctttattttcatgaccatttacgttggtagattctcactgaaggcgtcaaaactatgaatgaacatgtggatttatggatttatggatttatttaaagtacaataaaaggtgaaataactgaaaacatgttttatattctagtttctttgctctgattactgctttgcacactcttggcattctctcgatgagcttcaagaggtcgtcgtctgaaatggttttccaaaagtcttgaaggagttcccagaggtgtttagcacttgttggcccctttgccttcactctgcggtccagctcaccccaaaccatctggattgggttcaggtccggtgactgtggaggtcaggtctccactttttgttaagtacataactccacatgtgttcattcatagttttgatgccttcagtgagaatctaacaacgtaaatggtcatgaaaataaagaaaacacgcctgtactgtgtgtgtgtgtgtgtgtgtgtatatgtatatatcaatTGGTAATTTTTCACACCATGCTTTCAAATAAAGAGAAAGTTTAGCTTAACAACTTAAAACTCTGAAGGACGCCAGCAGGAAATACACCGCACGTCACCCGTACATGACTAGCCAGCTTCAGCCAGTcaagttgtgttttattcagcGGGTATTATTACTGAGTCATGGATGACAGCATGCAGTGAGCTCAGGGAAGCAACGTGAGATAATAAGCGTTTTATACAAGTCTGAATTTGTACTTAAATTGTTGAGTGGGGCTATAAATTTCCATCAATTTTCTTGCCAGTTGGGAGGAAGAAACTGTGAGAAACATGTATTCGGGTCAACCGGTCCCTCCTGGTCGCCGGCAGGATTCTGTCTTCACTGTATTTTCAGTTCGCAAAGAGGCCGAATCCTGGGCTTAGATGGTAATAAGTTTGTAATATTGCCGGGTAATAAAAGTCATCTAAATGTCTTCACATTTCCATCAGTGGCCGAGACTGATATTTCCTCTATAACCCAGGACATTTGGCTCAGTTCTCGCATGACATTTTGAGGAACGCGCAGCTGTAGATGGCTCCCTGGGGACAGAGGTGCTCTGTGGCCTTTTAACAGAGTGTGTTGTGGGACTTTAATGGGCCACTTTATGAATGCTGCTGCACTTCAAAGCAAAGCGACGCAGCATATgccttgtttttcattttttaaatgacgtTGTTCCTTTGTGCATTGATCTATTTCCTATAGGATCGGTGAGTGAAGTGTCCATGGCCGTCGGCAGCCAGCGCACTGAGGTCTGAGGACAGGGATAGTCTGTGGAGTTATTATCAATGATGCAAGATATTCTCATGAAACGAAAGACCCCTTTGGAAATTAACTCTGCACATTCACAAAGCACTGGAAATAAGAGGAAAAGCCTGCCTGAAATGACTGCAAATGAACTGAAGTCGATACCTTGTTAGTGTTCCGAGGGAGAGAACGTATAGACCTTCAGGAAATGGAAGAGGCTTTATATGCATGTACATATAAAGTGGTGCTTCCAGCCTACGAGTTGCGATTTTCAGCAGTGGATTAGACTGATACGGTGAGAAAGTGATCTAACGGAACCCATGTGTCCATCAGATGACAGGCATTGCCGTGGCAACTGCAGTGGAGCTCACGGGTGGCGGTAGTGGGGCGAAGGATCCAGTCGGTAAAGCAGCGTGGTGCAGTAGGGCCGCTCCCCTAATCGGAGAGGAGGACCGGTCTCGAGCCCCTTGTGGCCGTTATCATTAAGACTCCtgggagagggaaagagagaaagaaagaagaggaggGATGACAACGAAGAGTAGTGCAACCTCTCAGCACCCTCCACCAATTATCCCCTCTTGTGCTGTTGTGGTGCGAATCAATTTCATCACCGTTACCGTCTCCCAAGCCTCCACCCCTTCATCATTGCCTCTCCATCAGGGCAAAGAGTGTCTAAATTTGCCTCCGCCTCCCTCTTACCTCCTGCCCCCTCCCTCCCGAGGCTGAGATGTGTTGAGATTATTAAAGGCATTTTTCATCGCGGAAAAGAAAACCGCTAGAATAAATAATGGAGGGAAAGTATGTGCTTGGGAGAATTCCGTCCAGACTGCAGGCCCTCCATGGTTTCTGGCACTCGTCCCTGCTGACAGACTGGAGACGCCCGGGGGGGCCTGAACGCCAGCTGGGCAAACACAGTGGGCATTGCAAACATCCCGACACCAGGGGGCGCGCATGCGTaggacccccaccccccccggtTGCGTGCCGGCCCGCCACTCCTTATTAATTCAGCGCTAATTGGATGGGAAGAGCTTTCCTGGAGAGAGTCGGCCTTCCATTTTAATCAGCCCAACTGGTGATGCACTGCATTGGCACTCCGGCGTTGCTCCACATACGAAAGGGGCAAACGCTCCCAACAGTCCAGCCTGTCAGCAAGGCCCTGGCTGGTATCGGGGGGGCCCGGGAGTTCGGAGACGGCCACAAATAAGGAAGCGAACCGATCTGCCGCGCATTTATTCATGACCAGAGGAAATGAGTTGGTGCGATAAACATGCCTTTCGGGGCCAAGAACATTAAGGAACTCGTTAGCCGGCGAGCACACATCAATGAGGACCGGAGCAAATTGGAAATTAAGGAGATAGATCATGGCGTGCGCTGACACACCACCCCTCGCCGGTAACAGATTGCCTTGTAGCATCCGTGCAAAGTTCAGGAACAATGGGCCGATTGTTTCTGAATCGGGAATAATCGTCAACTTAGTAGTATGCGGTGGAAAGGATTTAAGTATTATTTCACAAGTCTGCCCCGAATCTCTTGCCTGTGAAGGTGTTAAAGACGGAGATGAAATGGTGCTGTGAAAGTGTGATAAACATGTACACGGGTACTTGAGAACTGAGGGTGAAACGCTGTATTTTTAACTCGTCCAATCTGAATTTTCCCTGCCTGGAGTTATTTCTTTCCCTAACATTCTCACAGATACACAAATAATGCCATTTTAAAGTTACAATTCTTATTCTTTAAACTTCATGCTGGTAAAACAAAtttctgtaaattaaaaaaatgtacttcatATCTACTACATGATATTTACAGTCACACCACATTTATGTTCCCACATAAACcaagaaataagaaattaaaactgtttaaattatACCAATCTATTTGGTATTttttgggataaaaaaaaatttataaaattttttattacactgaaataaaaaaattccacctCGTGCTGCACAAGCTCCTCATGGTATGTCATCGTCGCAACTTTATTATAAGTATTACTCCAACGTTATATGCATCCATGACTGTTTTGTCTACAAAATGCATGCTGAGGAATATTGCTGCTGCAAAATCAGTTCCGTAGAAACATTACTCAGGGAGCAGGTTTTAATATGACGTTAAGATCATAAAGAGTCCATTAAGGCTGAAGGAGCCGAGTGACAGTATAATCGAGGATAAATCAGAAGATGTTTTATATTATGTTGTGCATCATTTTCATTGTAGCTAAGAATATGTCATAGAATACTAGTCCAAATCTTTGGGGTTAATTCCAAAACTGACCAGTCAAAATGGAAATGGGCCTTTATGTTTATTTGCGCCTTCAGAGGTGACAACCCCCGTTTATCACATTGCATCCATGTGCAGCATTTGGTCGATGGGCAACAGGATGCATTGACCTGAAAAGGCCAACTGTTGGTCCTGCTATCAATAGATGGCCTAATTAAACAGCCCCCTTTACAGCACTCCTCATGGTGGTTGGGGGGCTCTCGTTTTTCCTTTTATGATTTAGCTTTATTCATTTTTCGACCTGCAGGTGCTCACATGAGTCTGACAGAAGGTAATGGCTCCCTCAGGTTGTTCTgccatcctctctctccctgagGGCTTTACAGTTGAAATGTTCTGGGTCATGGCCAAATGCGATAATTGACTTGTACTTTATCAGCAATAGAAGCAAAGATTTGAAAAATTCTGATTCCAGATCAGGGATCTTTAGGCCAGGGCATTATGAGTCCTAAACTTGATGACCCAAAGGATTGAAGGATTGATGGAGCCAAAGCTATAACACTTTCGCTCAAAGCCTCTGGCATTAATAGGATAGACACGTCCAGCGTACCTGGTCAGATATGATGCCACTATGCCAACCTAATCTTACTTTGAACAGTTAGCCTTGAGCCAAAGTGCCTAAGCTCCAGGTGCCTTACCCACGCCAGTAGCAGCCTTGGAGTGGGTAGCAAATCAGACAGCGTTGACTCGGAAACCACCTGCCTACACTGAGTCTGGTCTACGCTGGGTCTGCATTATATGAGCCGACAACATCAGGCTCTGCCAAGATCCTCTGAAGATAGCAAGGGGTGCTTGCAGCAGCAGAAGGTGTCAGTGCCACTGATTTAGCGCAGAGGCTTAAGAGCCGGGGGCGAGTGATATAGTAAAAGCATTAGGGAGGAGGAGCTCCACCCACAGTGGCAGCTGTCTGCCCCCTCCACATGCAAAGGTATCAGTGCCTCGTCACTGGCACAGTGTCCCTAACACAGCGCCCACTGGCAGATGTCCCTGGCTGAAGCTCAGTCTAATATCAGCAAGGTGACCTTGACTTAACTTGACAAGCACTCGAGAGAGTTCATCGTTGCTTCCTTCCAGACCACCGGGTCACCGAGGAAGTGTACCCTACAGTAGACCACACAGACAGGGTAAGGGATGCAGGAGGAGCCCAACCTCAAGGATCCTGGTGCAGGGAAGGCCTATCTGGAGACCGACATTGACAGCGTGCGAAGACACGATGAGCTGAAGCAGAGGACAGTGAATCACAAGGAAAATCAGAGAAGAGGAGCAACACTTGGACCAAATTTTGGACTCAACCCCATGGGGATGAAGAGCAGGGCCGCGGGATTCGCCTGGGCTGAAGGTCTCTGCAGATATCCATACAGGTCCCTGTCACTACCACGAGGGATTGACATGGTGGGTGCCTCACAGTCCTGTTCCCTCTCCCTGTAACTGtgtatataatacaatatactGCTCATATTCACTGACAAATGTGATATTTTCTTATGTTTTTATGAGCCATCTGGGTGTTGTAAAGCGCATATTCCTCAAGCTGCTAAACATttgaaggcttttttttaataaccagcTCGGTATTTCCCATGATTACTGTAGTTTCTGTGGCTCATTATTGAGCCATTTTGGCAATACAATGTCATGTTGAAACAAGATGAGTGTGTTAACGATGGCATCCACTGCTGATGCAGAGATCACATTTCCAGCCTGCATGCAGACTTACTTGATTGATCTGTTTTTACATAACTGTCACAGAAATATCGATCGAAATGTGTTTCACTCACGGCATGGGGGGTCATATCAgcaaaaaatctttatttca
Coding sequences within:
- the nt5c1bb gene encoding cytosolic 5'-nucleotidase 1A; the encoded protein is MGSSSLPTSTSAPEGMSGTDSDASGQREEEDRAAGKAPSDAGKHKKPRPPNPRHAVTVAVSSRTLFNMVAEARVYDEEGLEKYAAFQVEHEDEPLKPGAAFPFVKALMAVNARLRQLYPESEELFDIVLMTNNHAPVGVRFINSINHYDLTIERFCMTGGNSPVGYLKAYMTNLYLSQDSEKVQEAIEEGIAAATMFTSDKETHLCENQLRVAFDGDAVLFSDESEIIVKEHGLDTFFEHEKQFENKPLAQGPLKCFLEALGKLQKKFYTKNERMNCPIRTYLVTARSAASSGARVLKTLRSWGLEIDEALFLAGAPKGPLLHKIRPHIFFDDQMFHIEGAKELGTIAAHVPYGIGQKYHKSKLIEQPAKKK